A stretch of DNA from Acropora palmata chromosome 12, jaAcrPala1.3, whole genome shotgun sequence:
taaTTTAACAACTGTTTGGAATTTCTGATACATGCAGTAACCTTCAACAGCTAAATCATTCTTTGGTTTATTGTGGTACAAAACTTGGTCAGAGATAGGAGGCAGTTGGGCAATATCACCACATAGTATTACAGATATTCCCCCAAAAGGCATGGTTTCTAGACCAGTTGCTTGCTTACATCGTCTATTTATCcaagcaaacattttttgaCCAATGACAGAGAATTCATCAATCAAATATTTCACAGAATTTAAATCCTTTTGTAACTTAGACAAAGCTGATGACTGTAAAGGGaaatttcttcttcctttAATTGGCAATTGTAAAAGGGAATATAAGGTTGTACCACCTACATTAAAAGCTGCAACACCGAAAAAAGCACACACTTTGCAACTGTCTTTAAGAAGAAATCTTATGGCGTCTATGAGATAACTTTTACCTGACCCAGCTAAACCTGTGATGATCATGAAAAGTTGTTCTTTGCCAAACAAAACATGTTGCTCAACAATGTCATACGCCATTTTTTGAGCTGGATTTAGGGAATTTAAATCAATCATGTTTGCATTGCCGTCAATCTTCTTTGAGAAAACTCTTTCCTGTGTATTAATCCAATGAGGCATATCTCCGATTTCCTGTGGACTGTAATTTGATCGGTCAATTTGCCAGTACTCTTTTGGTAAACCAGGGTGATTGTTATTTGAAGTATCATTTAAATTAAGTTCTGCCAAGTACATCCACTCGTCCCTCTCACCAGTATCATTTTCACAAATGTCAAGGCTATCAATGTCTTGTTGGACATATTGTGATACTAAATCAAGTTGCAAAGAACAATTTGGTACCAACACCTTTGCTTTAGATGAAGCTAAAAATTCATGCCATTTTTCAATATAAACTAGATCACTATTGTCTTGGTGATCCCATGCACTGTCAAAAGAATGAAGCCACGGCTTGTATTTTAGCAGCTGGTATTTGCAGAATAAGCCATATGAAGGACCCTTTGGGTTTGATGAATAGTTAGGGTGAGTTCTTACCACAACatcagtttttcttcttgctATCCCTAActttcctttgcaaaatgaagaTGCAAATTGTATGAAGTTCAGATCCGATATGCCTGGAAAATCACATTCATAAGTGTCTCGTTTGGCGTATAAGTCAAGAAGAGACTTTTCAGTGTGAAGTAAATTGCTTTGAACTGTTACTCTTCGAGAACCATCTAAAGAAGTTGATATAACTTGAAATGAAGAACTAACAAGTTTTATAGAAAGCAGCTGGTGCATTACCTCCTGAACACTCATGTCTCTTTGCCCAATTGCTCTCATCATTAGCTTCTTAATAATCTTGTGTGAGTTACAGTCATTGGGAGTGTCACTCAGGACAGAGGTATAAACATCTTTTGCAATAGTTGACATCTTTTCACCCTTAGAAGCATACTTTGAAATATACTCTAAGCAAGAATAATAATCTACTATGACCTGGATGTCACAATTTGCTCTCCATCCTTGTAGTTGTAGACGTTGATGATTGTTTAGGCGTGTGTCATTTCGTTTTGTAACAACTTTAACCTTATAGTGTAGTGAACCATCTTTGGAGCGTACTTCTTCATACTCTATGTGAGTATTATCACAACATTGTTTAGGATAATCAAAACGATAAGAGTAATTATCAGTCTGGTCTTTCCTGCGAAGGCAGTAAGCAGTTGAACATTGTGTATGTCTTTGAACTGAATTTAAAAGATCCTCATAATCTTTATCCCACTCTATTTGTTGGATATCATCAAAATTTTTCCTACATGGGTGAATATCTGGTTTCACCCAATTACCACTGTCTGGATTACAGGTGTTTTCTGTTGACATGAGAAAGTCTACGTATTTACATATAACTCTCTCTGCTTTCTGGCCTTCTCTCAcaatttgttgtcttttgGTAACATCATTCTTTGTGAACTTCTTAGTCTTGTCGTCTCTCAGTGATTTTGCCGCTACGTGACCACTAAGGGCTTTTTGAGAAAGTTCACACAAATTTGGGTCACTTTTGAGTTTTGCTACCCCATGACAATGTATCGATCCTCTCTGAACAGCATACTCGTATCTAAACCAATGCCATGTAGCACCAAGAGTTTCCTTGAGCCAATATTTAACAAACTTTTCAGTACGTTCTGTGAATAACCAGTCAAGTAGGTGAGGGTTACTAATTACATTTTGTCTCCGTTGACAATCAGTCAGTTGATTTGTGGCAAAGAGCTGATGAAACTCAGGCCAATGGAAATCAGCACATGACAAAGTCCAAAATATTGTTGGTGCTCCTTTCTGCTGAATGATTGCTTTCAAGTTATCTCTTACTTTGTTCCAGTAGGCATTAGTGCCAGTTACATTTTTAGCATAGTGCATTAATTTGGACATGAATGAATCATATGAGTTTGATTGCAACATCTGTTTTAAATCATCTAGAGTCAAATTTGCTTCTGATGGATTTTGCTTCAAGAAGAAGCTACCCTGGCCCAAAATTCGCCTACGGTACAACATATTGTAGGCCCAATATCCAAACCTGGGATGGGATGCAAACCTATACACCCATTTCCCGTCAATATTTTCAccaaatttaatcaaatgttTTAGCTTCAATGCAAACGCTTCAGTGATGTTATCACTAGTATTGTAAATAATAGCATTATTGGTTGGATCTCCTTTGCCATCAGGGAATAGAGTAGGAAATGACATTGAAGCTAAGTACTGTATGCTAAACTCATTAAGAGGCTCACTTCCCACATTCCAATTATGCTTAACAGTGTGGTCCAGGAAATTGTCATTGATGatatccttttctttctttctatcAACATTTGTAGGAAGAAAACTGCTCATTTCACTTTCACTATTGTAAACTCTTTCATTGTCATCGGGATCTACTGGGCCAACATCAATGTTTACTTGGTCCTCATCACTATCAGTGTTTTCTGCCAAGTCAATTTTAGGTATTGTAGAAGGTGTGTTGTTTTCAGGTAGTGCTTTAAGTCTTTCATTgtctattgttatatttcgGTATAAGTGATTATTTGGCTCACCATTTTCATTAGTGCCAGTTAGCCAGTAAAGTGCATCTGCaactttttgtcttcttactAAAAAATCTCGGGACTTATTATCTTTTCCAGCAATTGTAAAAACAATTACAGGTAGTTCTTGTGGACATCGTGGTAGTACATCAGCTAGCTGTTGTACATCTTGAGGTAAAGTTATGACATGCCCTTTAAATGCTTTCTGACCACCTCTTGGTTTTGTATAGACATGCATGACAGGAAAAGCTCTTGCAATAAGCATCTCTTCAGATTGGGTCAAGTCTTGTAACTCTTTAGGAACAGGGGATGGTATCATTGAATTCTCTTGGGAAAACTTTTTGGGAACACTTTTATCCCTCGAGCATCTAGAACAAACATAGTTATGTGGTTTCTTTGGTTGGGTGCGTAATGGCCATGCTTCTTGACAAACTGTGCATTGATATATGCAATGTTGCATAGATTTGTGAAATTTCTTCATCATTTCTTTTGGCAAATTTTGTTCATGAAGTGTGTCATTCATTTTAACATCAAAAGGTATTGCTTTGTTATGTAAAAAATCCTGCTTGTCAACTAAATCATTCTCATTCTCTGCCTTCTCAGAGTTGCACTCAGTATCATCCATGTCCAATATATTATGAGAACCAAGATGGATGTGTTCTCTATTGTTCAAAAGGGGGTTCTTAACTGCACCTTTTCCATTTTCCTCTGTAAAATTACATGCTTTATAATTGACAGTATTTGCTTGGCTAAATGTGGTGGAactttgcattgttttgttattaaGGGCATTTGATTTGCAGTTTGAGCTgcccaaattttcttgtttggaaGCAAAAGTTCTtggtttttcgttttttgttttagggccaaattcaatattttgaaCATCGTCATTGTTTAAGTCAAAGTAGCCTGAGTTACTGCCTGGAGATTCAACTGTTTCCACATTTTTAATAATTGGTGTAttcttggtgttttttggatccTGTGATTGATAAAGAACATAGTGAGTTCTGTTTTTCATGGAATTATTACCTGCGACACTTGTTTCAAGTTCTTGCTGTGGTGGTgctacacttttttttaatttgtctttcCTCTGGCTTCTGGTTTGAAAGTGTGTTGAAGAGGGGGTTGCAATTGGTTTCCCTCCTAAGTTCTTAATCACAGGCATTTCAATTCTATTAGTGGAACTACTGTGACCATTCAGTTCAAATACTGCAAAAAACCATCCACCTGGAATGTCTCTTTGCATGGCTTCCAAGCTAGGAAATTCTCGTACAGTTTGAAGTAGATCATCAAAGTATAACCATTTCTGGTCACTGACAATACCATTGTAAAATGAGATTGATAACAACGAACtaaagttttcaaattgtACCAACAATTACCAACTTCAATTTTGTCATACATTATTAGACCTGCTAATCCTTCAGGAGCAAATTCAATGAAAAGGAACTTTGAATTAACTACAGATGTTTGCAAAGGTTCATCTGTCAAAGATCTACAATTACCACACCTTAATTTTCCAGGCTCAGTATGAATACTCGAGACATACAAAGGCCATGAAATTTTATCATACCTAAACTTTTCCAATCCAGACTGTGACACGTAAGTCAAAAATATGTTACTGTTGAGGTTAACATTTTTGTCACAAGTTGGACAATAACTCTCAAACAATCTCTGTGTTGCAAAGAGATTGACTTCGTCAGGATTTAGCTTTCCGAACGTTTTCTCTTCAAAAATTTGACTGAAACTTGCATTACAGTCCCTAGCCTGAAACGAGCTACAATGATCTGTTAGATATGACCACACAGGTTCTCGTATACCAGCAAAATGGATTGGGTTTCCACCCTGATTTTGATAGTCTGACGCAGCAGCGAACAACAACTCTGGAAACTGACTTCGAGCAGTTAATTGTGATAAATCTGGCAGAAACAAATATCTAGACACTTCTAGGAGACAGTCTATTGCACAGGAATAAACCCCAGGTTGAACAAACACAGAATTCATAAAATGGCTTTTGGTGTTTGTTGTAGCAACCTTGTTCGGAAGGGCTGCACCACTATCACCTTGGCCTAGTTCAAGCTTTTGCCTTTTGCCTCCTACACTTTTTGACCGAActaattttcgttttgttttgtgcctCGCATTTAAGTCTGTATTGGTTTGAAATTGTGTTGAAAAATTAGCATTCCTTCTCTCATCTCCAACATTACTTCGTAATTAAGTCTTGTGAGGACTTTTGACGTTAACATTGAAAGAGTCAAATTTGTGAGACATTTCATAGTCTTGACTCACTGGCATCTCAATTCTATTAGTGGAACTACTGTGACCATTCAGTTCAAATACTGCAAAAAACCATCCACCTGGAATGTCTCTTTGCATGGCTTCCAAGCTAGGAAATTCTCGTACAGTTTGAAGTAGATCATCAAAGTATAACCATTTCTGGTCACTGACAATACCACATGTAAAATGAGATTGATAACAACGAACtaaagttttcaaattgtACCAACAATTACCAACTTCAATTTTGTCATACATTATTAGACCTGCTAATCCTTCAGGAGCAAATTCAATGAAAAGGAACTTTGAATTAACTACAGATGTTTGCAAAGGTTCATCTGTCAAAGATCTACAATTACCACACCTTAATTTTCCAGGCTCAGTATGAATACTCGAGACATACAAAGGCCATGAAATTTTATCATACCTAAACTTTTCCAATCCAGACTGTGACACGTAAGTCAAAAATATGTTACTGTTAAGGTTAACATTTTTGTTACAAGTTGGACAGTAACTCTCAAACAATCTCTGTGTTGCAAAGAGACTGACTTCGTCAGGATTTAGTTTTCCGAAAGTTTTCTCTTCAAAAATTTGACTGAAACTGGCATTACAATCCCTAGCCTGAAACGAGCTACAACGTTCTCTTAGATAAGACCAAACAGGTTCTCGTATACCAGCCAAAAGGCTTGGATTTCCACCCTGATTTTGATAGTCTGACGCAGCAGCAAACAACAGCTCTGGAAACTGACTTCGAGCACTTAATTTCGATAATACTGGCAGAAACAAATATGTAGACACTTAGGGTATccggtcatttcgttccatggTCAGATCGTTCCAATCAATTGTCAGATCGTTCCACAAAATAGTCAGATCGTTccacaaaatagtcagttcGTCCCACATATGATATATCTATTTTCTAAATGAGCAAATGTCATCTGAGTCAAAGTAGCGATCAGAACATGGATGAAAGTATTTTTACAACTAcaggaatttacataatagTGGGAGCGTCGtatgttaatttaatttcactaTTCGCACAATTAGCGAGAGCTAATGTTTGTCGATTTTTGACCAcaagacacacacacacaaaaaaaaaaaaacagaatcaaGTTCTCCGCAGCCTACGTTTCCGTTAGTGCGCTCGATGTAAAGTGGTTTTAGATTATACCGTAGCGAGAGAAACCTGTAATGGTTTACGTCGGTTTCCGGCGCTACGTTCGAGTTCGCTAACATGTCGTCGCTGGCTATGTTAGTTCACAGTTTTGAGTTCGTTTTTATCAGTAAACCACGAGCAATATCTATAATTTGTACTCCCTATCTCGCTCTTAACCCTGTTGCCGTAAAAGGATGAAGCTTTTGATAGCCGCAATCATATTAACTTCGACAATCACGGTGCAGCTTTAATTACGTGACTTCGTTCAATTTATTCAATGCATTTTAAGTTTAGATTGATACACTGTCAAACGCATTATCctttgccaaaacaaaataaaagctaATCTCTTAGAAAACACGTGCAAGAGCTATTATTATGCATTTAAGAGCAAATAATTGGCACAAGTTATCACCTTCTAAGATAAAACAGCAAATCACGATTAAGATGAATTTAATGTGATCCTTAAGAATTAATTAACTAACCACCGTTGTGTATAAAACCAGAACGAGTCAAAGTAAGCACCCCGATTATTGATCACTATTAGAGCACGTCTCTGCATTGTATATTCCGCGAAATCGATTATTACTTCAACGATTAAAAAATGGCCGACAAATGCATTTCTTGTAATCGGACGGTAACAGCAAGACAGGAAGCGATACAGTGCGATGGCTGTTTGAAGTGGAATCACCGTACTTGCAACACTGGTAagttaaatctttttttatattcaatAAGACGCACTTGAAATTCGCCTTAAGCTGGAGTAGGAGCCTATCtgacaattatttattttcaattttcgcaGCAGAAGTCGGCGTAGAATTAGCCGCCACGATTACAGCAAAAGTCAAGGCCAAAGCATCAGTCGACATCTTCAAACCAGCATCTGCCATTGTGGAAGAGGTCCTTTTAGAAGACCTGAAGGATGTTCCCTGTCTGTGTCTGCCAAAGCCAGAGTACCTAGCCCGAGTTTTCAACCGACACCGACAGCGCCTGAGACCAAAAGATCCAAGAGATCTTAATTTCGATTTAGAGCAAGACCACATTCCAGACGGGTTCCTGCGAGGAGACTTACAAGTGCGCCAAAACCGTAGGCATTTGATTTTCGCCACCGATCAGCAGCTACAGCACCTTGCCCGAGCCAAGTCTTGGTATATAGACGGCACATTCAAGCTATGTCGGCACCCGTTCAACCAGCTAATGACCGTGAATGCCTTCGTCAGAAGCGACGACCATGCCAAACAAGTGCCCCTCCTCTTCGTACTGATGTCAGGAAGAAAGAAGAACGATTACAAAAAAGTGCTCAAACGGCTACTCGAGATCCTCCCCTCAGCCCCTGCCGTTCGACAAGTGACATTAGATTTTGAGAGAGCAGTCTGGGCCCCTTTAAGAGACGTAATCCCTCATGCAAAGCTGCACGGTTGTGTATTCCACTGGACCCAAGCCCTGTGGAGAGAGGTGAGTGGGAAAAACTTCATTATAGATTTGCaaaaggttaaaaataattcacGCAGTCGAACAATCGGCAAGTTCACTTTTTTGGGagatatgaaatgttttaaaaatgttttacaaaACTGTCCTTCGAATCAATTAATTTAGGGATTAGAACTCCGTAAAAGTGGCATCACTAGCcaaatctttttctttatccATACTACAGGTGCAAGAACTCGGCCTTCAATCATCGTATACTCATGACCGTGGTACACACTTATACATTAAAAAGATAATGGCGCTGCCTTTCCTGCCTGAAGAAGAGATTGAATCCATGTTTCAACGGCTTCAACGACAAGCTTCGGAGCCTCTGCAACAGTTCACAGAGTACGTAAACAATACCTGGATCAATGGCACGTGGGGACCCTACGACTGGACCGCATTTAAGAAAGCCATCCGCACCAACAATGATGTTGAAGGCTGGCATAATGCACTCAACCGCCGAGCCTCTGGACGAGGACAGCTGCCATTGTATTTACTGATAAAGTTCCTACACAAAGAAGCTACACTTATCGCCCTCCAGATCCGCCTCGTTTCAGAgaggaaattgaaaagaattcagCGACGCAAGTACCGCGAGCTGCAGGCGAAACTGTTCGAACTTTGGGACCAGTATGAAGCGAAAGAACGATCAGCCAAACGTTTGCTGAAAGCATGCTCCCACCTCAATGGACCGAGGGAAAGTTAAAGTAGATACGGTCAACTCTTGCTTTAGGTCCTTCTAATGAGTgtaatgcacctatcaattgAAACCCCCACCCCGGGGAAGTATGGGGCATTAGCCTTagaatagaaaaaaatgtgataatGCCCCATATACATGGGCcctgttttctttctaaaccccaagtaaagtgaaaaaattccCCCACCCCTGGGACAAACCATGTCAATTCAATTGATAATGAGTTGGAATATTAAGCATGAAATTGGCGCTCGACTTCGAACAAGCAAATATCATTGAAATATCCACGGAAAATCAACGCAAGAAACATACCATCAATCTTTAGAATATTTACTTCATCTTAATcgattttaaaactataataaataactctTGAGCTCTCAgtttaattggaaaaaatataaatcaacACAATATCTTAATGTGGTCCATCTTGAAACCACCTTTGGGGATGAGAAAGCACATGGATTCGACTCACTCGCCTCAGTCCTCGCTCGTCCACGAATGTCAAAACCTTACTAATCCCCCACCCCACGGGCAAAAGtgatgcaacaaaaaaaaacaaatcccCCACCCCCTTGGACACAAAAATGTGCCAAAACCCTTAGTAACCCCCATCAATGCCCCATACCTCcccggggtggggggggggggtgggggtttcAATTGACAGGTGCATAATACAGTATATATTTAAGTATATAGCCGATGTGGATAATTCTCGCTAGTTCACACGATCTTGCGTTAGCTAATCTAGATTAAGgtcattatttatttgaaatcgtAGGTTTAGTCGATAAGCTTAGGATATCTATATACAGCAAGTTTTACAAGTCTCTAGGTATAAGATGTAGTACACAAGCTTTTAATTAAGACGAGTTCAAGATTAAGgtcattttgtatttaaatgttAGATAATATAAGTTCATAAGACATCCGCATGTAAAAGTAGCGTTATTAAAAGGCAGTGAGTTTCAGTATGATAGTGCGTACATGTATATACATTGAAGACGATGCTTGCAATGCTCGATTATATTTTCGGCAAGACAAGTTATCATGAAATCGAGATTGTAATTCGAAACTCGcgttgatttcaaaatttgcatacatcTCACGTTGAAAAGAAATTAGGTTACTAGCGCTTCGAAATACTGTACTTCCCGAACGGCATAGCTTTTTGCTGTGCTATATCTTTCCAAAACATCGATCGATTCCTCATTGGTATTACACTAGGTAGCGGTGTCAATGATTAAGTCCGTGGCTGGTTGAATTTAGAAcaagacaacaaaattattcgtttcttgtttttaaacaTCTTAAGATAAAGTCAAATTTATATTTGGAACGAACTGACCTTTTTGTGGACCGAACTGACTATTTTATGGAACGATCTGACAATTGTTTGGAACGATCTGACTTGGAACGCTCTCAccatggaacgaaatgaccgtaATTCCTAGAAAGCAGTCTATTGCACAGGAATAAACCCCAGGTTGAACAAAcacagaattaaaaaaatgactctttttaattttagtgtATTGTTCTGAATTATGTCGATTCATTATTGTCACATCTGCTTGTCAATTGGTAAACGACGCGAGATAAAAGGAAGCACATCAAACATGGATCCTTACCTTATATGCAATGGTTTCGCAGCTTTCACAACAAAGTTTGAGTTCCCTGGACGTTTCTAAAATGTACAGCAAAATATTTCGTTAAAGAGGTATAAACTCAACACGCGATCACTTCAAACTCGCTCCGTACTAAGCAATAAGATCTGCTGATAAGCCCAAATGCCTGTAGCGTTTGATgttcacttgtttgtttggtAAATCTTTCGTCTTTGTGGATTGAGTCTTTCAATCCTCCAAGTGATTTGTGTCTAACAAATCGAATAGCCTCCAGTATCATAAACGTGCAGCTAATGATGAACGCGTGACTGACAAGTTTTTCAACTTATAGTACGCTTACCAAGCGTCTCTCGACCCTAGATTTCGAATAAACACAAAGCATATGCAAGCGTCTCTCGATCCTAGATTTCGGATAAACACGAATCTTATGCTTTCGAGGTCGAATAACAGCGCTTTctcaaatatatatatatatatataagttcAGTTTTTCTTACCTTAAAATCAGCTGCTCCTCAGTGTGACAACCCCAAGAACAGGCGACGGGATGCGACTGACACAAAATACAAACCACGCGCTTCCTTTCCTAATACTCTGCACCCCCAAATAGGgactttgttttattaacTGCTACCcctgtttattgtgatgtcacgatacacaaactctcagaaactccctttgggatttcctcgatttacgtcatcctaaccatttcgtacttgcgggcgcaaacaatagaaacgtcatcattacctaccgattcctcgcggcccctgttcgagcaaatcgagattttttctagtatactgactgcatatttgaactgtaagtactgtccttaatatacgcgcgagctactagggtgcctcctcgggatttcgcctctgggcgaaatccctgcgggggcaacAAATCAGTCTATTTACATACGAGTTTTTCAACCTTTCACTATTAACTGCTGGGCGCTTTACAGATGTTTTCCTTAAGTTAtaatttgtttccttttcttttggtaATATGCAGAAAATATGACAAGGACTAATAGAGGGTGACTTATATAAATTCAAATCCGATTCTTCTAAAATACTACGAATGTCTATTTTAACCGATATATATATTTCCTTTTAAAACTTCTGTTTAAAAGTGATTGTATAACAGTGATATCAGAGTCAGACGCCCCATATACAGACAGGCCATACGTGAAATTCGGTAAAACTACTGTGTTTAGAAACCGGTCCACCCCTTCCTGACACATCGCTTCTTTTCTTAGCgatcttaaaataaaaaggtaCTTATTGACCTTAGCTAGTATCGATTAAATGATTACATTGTCGGATGTTGTAAAATTGAGGGGTATTGTCATTATAATTACTCTTGCGAAAGACCAGCCCCTTACACTTTACGGGATTACATACCATTTTGTTCTTATTTGTTCTTATTTGTCCATGTTAATTAAAAACTCGTCCACTAGATCTGTGTGGCATAAGCTGTTACTCCAGATAGGAACAATAATGCTGGAATCATCGgcatatttaaaaaaagcagTTTGGTTACCTAATACAAGCTCTAAATCGTTTATAAAGATGTTAAATAAATACGTGCCACCAACACTTCGTTGTATTGTCCCTCTACTAATCTTTTTCCACTGACCCGCAAAGCTATTGTAAACAACGCGTTGTTGACGATTGTCAAGAAAGCTAAGGTACCAATTAATAATGTGGGGATCTAAGGGTAATCGCTTAAGCTTATTGGATAGCATTTCATGGTTAACACAATCGAACGCTATACTGAATTGTATTCAAGTCTTAACGCATTTTTGGCAAGTTCTTCGTAACTATCCTTCTACCTTGAAACAAATTTGCTTTTCTGTCGGGAGAAAAAGACAAAGTGCATTCAGAAACGGGGAAAGCAATGAATTGAGTAGATATCTTAGATTTCAGTGTGTCAAAAGGCAAATGTTGGATAGACAACGTCAACGCACAGAGTAAAATTGGCTCTCTTGCctcttgaaattaaatttcattatCTGTGTGATGTCTTAAAGAGGTTTCTGTGATAGAGACAATGCAACTCCCATTGGAACGGTATCAATCTAGCCGGGTTAATCCGTTTGCAGTTGTGTTTAAAAACTGAGTGTTGTTGCTTAGGGCATTTAATAgatttgaaatgaagatgtgatcattgcagttatgattgcgatttaagcaatcgcaaagtatgcccgaaaaatgttttcggggcttcaacgggattctaacccatggcctctttgttagcgctgcagtgctccaccaactgagctatcaagacccatacgttgggttacatttttcgggcttactttgcgattgcttaaattgcaatcataactgcgatgatcacatcttcatttcattcgtatatccgcagttcacataatattcatatgtttAATAGATTTCTTAGTTTCAAAGGTGTTCCGACCGATAGTTCATAACTAAGTTTCCatgatgatcacatcttcatttcattcgtttgtccgcagttcacataatattcatatgtttcattcctttcacgggtacgatgaattcaataaataggcctgctcccaacgtatgggtcttcatagctcagttggtggagcactgcagccctaacgcagaggccatggattcgaatcccgttgaagccccgaaaacatttttcgggcttactttgcgattgcttaaatcgcaatcataagtgcgatgatcacatcttcatttcattcgtatgtccgcagttcacatagtATTCATATGTTTAATAGATTTCTTAGCTTTCAAAGGTGTTCATAACTAAGTTTCCAACATTTATCGATCTTTCAATAAGGGTGCCCCCCTCGCGATCGTTTGCAAGCTAAATGCTCACCAAACcagtaaagaaataaattattcacatgGACGTTTGAAACAAAAGGCTGCAGCCAGATTAATATATATCGAATCTAAGTACTGTAGAATAATACCATTATTGTATAATTACACTGGCTGCCCGTTAGATTCATAAGGCTATTAAGGGTTTTGCTCCAGGGTATATAACAGAgcttaataatattaagaatGAGGGTAGATATAGGTTACGTTCTAATTTGAATCGAATCTTATTTAAGTATGTTAATTTTAAAACGTTAATTAGGAGATAGAGGACTTGGCCCAGATGCTGATAATGATCATAGATCTTTTATGGCAGTGGCTTCAAAGTTATGGAATAATTTGCCTCTTGAATACGAAGTTAGGAAAGCGCCAAACGTTGataattttaagaaattacttggaacatttttattcaaaagagCTTTTTCAAACATATACCT
This window harbors:
- the LOC141860744 gene encoding uncharacterized protein LOC141860744 encodes the protein MIPSPVPKELQDLTQSEEMLIARAFPVMHVYTKPRGGQKAFKGHVITLPQDVQQLADVLPRCPQELPVIVFTIAGKDNKSRDFLVRRQKVADALYWLTGTNENGEPNNHLYRNITIDNERLKALPENNTPSTIPKIDLAENTDSDEDQVNIDVGPVDPDDNERVYNSESEMSSFLPTNVDRKKEKDIINDNFLDHTVKHNWNVGSEPLNEFSIQYLASMSFPTLFPDGKGDPTNNAIIYNTSDNITEAFALKLKHLIKFGENIDGKWVYRFASHPRFGYWAYNMLYRRRILGQGSFFLKQNPSEANLTLDDLKQMLQSNSYDSFMSKLMHYAKNVTGTNAYWNKVRDNLKAIIQQKGAPTIFWTLSCADFHWPEFHQLFATNQLTDCQRRQNVISNPHLLDWLFTERTEKFVKYWLKETLGATWHWFRYEYAVQRGSIHCHGVAKLKSDPNLCELSQKALSGHVAAKSLRDDKTKKFTKNDVTKRQQIVREGQKAERVICKYVDFLMSTENTCNPDSGNWVKPDIHPCRKNFDDIQQIEWDKDYEDLLNSVQRHTQCSTAYCLRRKDQTDNYSYRFDYPKQCCDNTHIEYEEVRSKDGSLHYKVKVVTKRNDTRLNNHQRLQLQGWRANCDIQVIVDYYSCLEYISKYASKGEKMSTIAKDVYTSVLSDTPNDCNSHKIIKKLMMRAIGQRDMSVQEVMHQLLSIKLVSSSFQVISTSLDGSRRVTVQSNLLHTEKSLLDLYAKRDTYECDFPGISDLNFIQFASSFCKGKLGIARRKTDVVVRTHPNYSSNPKGPSYGLFCKYQLLKYKPWLHSFDSAWDHQDNSDLVYIEKWHEFLASSKAKVLVPNCSLQLDLVSQYVQQDIDSLDICENDTGERDEWMYLAELNLNDTSNNNHPGLPKEYWQIDRSNYSPQEIGDMPHWINTQERVFSKKIDGNANMIDLNSLNPAQKMAYDIVEQHVLFGKEQLFMIITGLAGSGKSYLIDAIRFLLKDSCKVCAFFGVAAFNVGGTTLYSLLQLPIKGRRNFPLQSSALSKLQKDLNSVKYLIDEFSVIGQKMFAWINRRCKQATGLETMPFGGISVILCGDIAQLPPISDQVLYHNKPKNDLAVEGYCMYQKFQTVVKLQTNERTKGSNREQENFRQLQVRARNGDSSLEDWKLLLTRNPDKTENLQHFKDCAIKLSFGNEKVAKDNYNKLCDLGHPIIQINAQHSNNKAKNLSAEDMGGLEPVLYLAKNARVMLTRNLWTELGLCNGALGTIRHVIYAEGHSPPVLPIAIIVQFLYSGPSFCDSIANCVPIYPVTNCSDMYGEKLERQQFPLKLAWSITIHKAQGLTLNDVWVDLGPSEKAAGLTYVALTRVRTISNLVIEPMSYERLGSLKKTSNYKYRILEEARLTNLNEGTVSKFQNDISHHSN
- the LOC141860366 gene encoding uncharacterized protein LOC141860366, producing MADKCISCNRTVTARQEAIQCDGCLKWNHRTCNTAEVGVELAATITAKVKAKASVDIFKPASAIVEEVLLEDLKDVPCLCLPKPEYLARVFNRHRQRLRPKDPRDLNFDLEQDHIPDGFLRGDLQVRQNRRHLIFATDQQLQHLARAKSWYIDGTFKLCRHPFNQLMTVNAFVRSDDHAKQVPLLFVLMSGRKKNDYKKVLKRLLEILPSAPAVRQVTLDFERAVWAPLRDVIPHAKLHGCVFHWTQALWREVQELGLQSSYTHDRGTHLYIKKIMALPFLPEEEIESMFQRLQRQASEPLQQFTEYVNNTWINGTWGPYDWTAFKKAIRTNNDVEGWHNALNRRASGRGQLPLYLLIKFLHKEATLIALQIRLVSERKLKRIQRRKYRELQAKLFELWDQYEAKERSAKRLLKACSHLNGPRES